In Anas platyrhynchos isolate ZD024472 breed Pekin duck chromosome 15, IASCAAS_PekinDuck_T2T, whole genome shotgun sequence, the DNA window CGCTCATGTTTCATCTCAAAGGAAAGCAGTACCACACTTTGCATCACTGCGTGACTTCACATGCAGAAGAGCACGGCTGATCGGGAAGTGAGCTTCAAAACCATGCTCATAAACTGAAACAAGGCACTGCTGGAGACACCTTCCCTCCCGAGACAGGCTCCAGCCCCAACAGATGCCTGAGGAGCTGAGTTTCAGACAGACCCACGTAGAACCTGTTGAGGGAACACACCAAGAAACTCTGCACAGCCTTCTGCCTTCTTAGGAAGGGCTGAGGCTCAGGAAGAGAAGATCCCTCTCTGCTGACTGCCCCAGATACATCCGTAACAAGACCTTTTGGTACTCAGCATATGAACAcacacccccagcacctccctggctgcagccctgtgTGGACGCAGCCACCAGAGCCTCACCAGCAGCACGGGAAGGCTGAGCGTGCTCGCTCTGCTCGGCACCAGTCTGAGGGGAACACCTGGGGCAGCGGTTCCATCATCCCATCCATCATCCCATCCTTGTTACAGCCTcacccccctcctgccctcagTCCATGCCACACAGACAGCCTCGCATGAGTTCCTTAAGTCCCCACAGCCCTCTACTGCCTACCTTCAATCAAACCCTCTGGAAAGCAGAGGGCCCAGCTGAAAAGAAAGCACTGTTTCAAGCATGTTGGTTGAAAGGAACAAATAGGAAGATAGCCTGCACGTTCACCAAGTGTTTCTTGGCATATTTTACATCCAAATAACTATATTTATAATTTAGAACATTGCTAGTTAAATTCACTGTGCCTGACGCCTGGAAGATGCCAGCCCCTGGCACACTCACCAGTTCTCCCCAGTGCAAGGAGACCGTCTCTGAACAACTGTTCCAGTCCTGCCACGGGCCAAGGGGCACCCACCTACACTCGCAGGCACTCGGAGAAGTTTCAGCTTGAGCACGACTCCTGCGGCTGATCTGGAGGATGCCGGCACGAGAGTGCTCATCCCACCCCGCCCCTTCCCACTCCCTGTGGCTGGGGAGCACCCCCCAGGTCCCCAGGCCCCCTCCCTGCCTTTAGCAGCGGTCGCAACCCCCCATGCACCCCATACAGCAACCCAACGCCACCTTAACAGCTCCCACAGCTTTGCCTGTCTGTTCCCTTCGGGAGGCAGAACCGAGATctcactgctctgctgggtAAAGCCTCCCGCTAGGTCCGTGCTGTCGCACAGCGTTACCCATCAGCTGGGAGGGCTCCCCTCCTTTCACAGCGCTCAGGCTGCCAACGCGCTGACAGATAATTCCATCCCCACCACCGTCATCgtccttcctctccctgcttGCCAAGAGAACCGGGTTTGTTCGGTCTCTACCACGGGCCCTGATCACCAAgcgggcagctccagccccggcTCTCCCCtcctgagcagggctggctggaAACGCCTGCGTTGGTACCGCCGCCGggctccctcctctcctgggGAGCCGCCTGGGCACCATCCTAGCGGCCCccttgcagctgctggcagctcacagccccacGAGCTGGCACGACCTCGGGCAGGGCGCTCGCCTTACAGCCGCAAGGCTCTCCCCCAGCACACGACCTCGCTTTGCCTACGATTAAATTTCACCCTTCGCAGCAGGCCGCTACACGCCGACCCTTCTgccccagcccttccccacCCCGCTGAGCGCACCAAGATGAAGCTTTATAAGATCTCCCCGGCACCCTGATGCATTTTGgggccaccacagccccctctcccagcccccgTGCCCGGCGCTGCACCAAGCAGCTGACCGCGTTTCTCCCCCATTCCCTTCCCGGGGGCAACCAGCGCCcagcccggagcccccccgtgccccagcCCGCAGCACCCCgctgggtttggggttgggggtgcgGGCTGcgggctcccggccccgctcccccccgctCCGTGCCCCCGGttccccggggccgcccccgcaCGTACCGAGCCCGGCTCCCGGCTCCCGGCTCCGGCGGCTCGGGGCCGGCACCTGGCGGgctgcggggcggggcggcggcggggcgggcccgGCCGCGCTGTCAGGGCCCGGAGGAGGCCGGAGGAGCCTCGGCCTTGCGTAGCCGGGCAAGCCGGGCACGGTGCCGGGGGAGCCGGGCAGGGAGCGAGGCCTCCCCCCCGAGCCCGTGGCCCAGCCTCGGCCCAGCGGACCCCGGCCGTTTGGTGGGATGGGGCCGGGGCAGAACCCTGGGGTATCACCGGGTAACGGGGCTGTGACCTCAGCCCCGGGTGGGCAGCCCCGGGAGCCACAGGCAGCAATGAGCGTCTCGGTCACGCTGgcggagctggcggacgtcgcCTTCCGCACGCCCAACGGCGGCAGCGTCAACGCCGGtgccctccacctcctcctgcgAGGCCTCCTGGAGCACCTGCGGCTGCAGGATGCCTCCACGCAGCTCTCGGAGGACGAGAGGGGGCTCCTGgagcccggggctggggctgggggcaggcccCGCGCCGTCGTCCTGCAGGCAGAGGGGCGGCCAGGCAGCCCCAGAGGGTCCCCGAGCACCACAGAGCCGCCGACCCCCAGGCAGGACACGGACAGGACAGGCACCGACGCGTGCCAAACAACACAGCTGACGAAGAGGATGGAGGCGATCGAGGAGGGCATGACGAAGGTCAGCAGCTGTCCTCAGGAGTGTGCCCATCTTCAGTGGGGTGCCAGGCTGCTGGCATGGCCCTGTGCCGGGCACCATCCTGCCCTACACGGTGTCCTGCCCTACACAGGGATGTGTCCGTGTGGTGCCTCGCCAATGCAGGGGCTTGTCCATGGGGATCTCTGCTGCCCTAAGACTGGAGAGCCTGGCAAAGTGTAGAGACATGTTTCTGGCTCAGCTGCTACCAGCTACGCTGTGGGAGTCTCATTAAGGAGCAGTATTTTAACACAGGCACTGGCCAAAGGTAGTTTTGGCCACATTACCCTTGTCTCCAAGGCTCTGGCAGCATGATTTGAGTCTGCTGGGTCCCATCTTGCCCTGACAAGAGTCCCCACAGTTGTACTTGGGGCCTGGGGTGTCCCAGTGCATGCTGAGTCTCCTGTCTCTGCCCTGTGACACAGAATGGCTGAACTGCAGatgacagcagtgctgcctcACGGGCAGCTCAGGATCCCATCCATAGGAGACGTGACCATGGCACAGGTTCAATTTATTTGGCTGTTAAAGTTCAGATCCCATGTTGGAAACACAGTATGTGGCATCAGAGCTGGCTTCATCGCTCAAGTTGCACGTGGCAGCACAAGGATGAGTTGTGAGAGCTTTGTGCCCTCCCTGCTTGGAGAAGGGCTGGTGTCCAGGCTGGACTGCGGACACCTCGGAGGCAGCACGGGGCCACCCTGCAGTAAACCCGACATTTCTTCATCTGTTGTGAGACCTGACAGCCCCAGGCTGGTCCCATCTCATATTTCATGAGCTCAGCTTTGAGCACGATCCAAGAGCAAAGGGAAAAGGTGGCAGCACTTTGCCAGGGCGAGGCAGCTGGAGCCAGGATATACGTTCCCCTTCACCCTCTTTCATCCGAGTTTAGGGGAGCTCCATGGGTACGGCTATGGGCCAGCCAGATGTGGTCGATGCTGCGGGGCTGTGGCCCCTCTGGGATGGAGCCCTGTGTCCCAGAGACACCTCCAGGCCCGGGGCTGTGCTGCGTGCTGCTCAGCCTCCCTGCTCACCACATCCCCCAAGCCTGCAGGgacccagcagcaccagctgaaCCCCTCCCTGTTCCTCAGGTCACGGACAAGCTCCAGGAGATGCTCACCACCAGCTGCTCTCTGAAAACCACCATCGAGGCCTTCCAggaagagctgcagctgctgaaggaCAATTTCCAGAAGGTGCGTGTGCGGAGCTGGGCTGGTGCTGGAGGGCCCTCAGCAGAGGGGTTGTGACAGGGGTGAGATCTGGGTCTCGGgctccttcccaccccaaggaGGAACTGGGCGATGTGGGATCTGCCCAGGGGTTGTGGACAGACCTCACAGAGCCCCACCATGGCCTGGGCTGGGCGCTGCTGAGCCTTGCCTATCACTGCTGGTACTGCCCCCCACCATGCCCACTCCCTGCGGATACCGAGCCCTCCCATGTCCTTGTTTCTCAGGCTGGTCTGGAGGAGCTGCGAGAGCGGGTGGCACAGCAGGACAAGCACAGCAACCTCCTGCAGAACATCCTGGACCAAATGGTGAGTGGGGACAGCCCcggcagaggggctgggagcgggCGTCCACAGCACCGGTGCTCAGAGGCACTCAGTGCCCAGCCCCTGCAAACGCCCTGCAGGCTTGGGGACAGAGTGGCACTGGGGGTTGTGGCAGGGTTtggtgtcactgtccccaaCCCAGggctctcctcctgcagcagggctgatTTCTCTTCTGGTTACAGGCAGAGGTGCGTCGGGAGCTGGGCACCTTCCCCTGGCAGGCCAGTGTGCTGTGCTCGCTCTGCAGGGTGTCCACTGGCGAGGTTTGTGCACGCTCCCGCCTGCCAGGCTCTTTGCTGGGGGCTGTCCCTTTTGCTCTGGCACGGCACAGGGCTCTTCTCCTTCCCGAAAACCTCAGGGCTGTTCCATTTCAGCTTTCCAGCCGGGAGCCCAGCCCTGAggccccccaggagccagcacagGAGGCACAGTGCAGGCTGAGCTGGCTGCCGGAGCGGCACGTGGCCGTGGAGACCTGCATCAGCTGCCACGagaagcagctccagcagcgggGTGAGCACTCACGGCCCCACCACGTCAGCTCGCTGTGCTGGGTTGTTCCACTGGGTCCTTGCCAGGATCAGTGCGTGCTGGTGCCACACTCAGCCATCCCGGCTGGGTCCccaagctgctgcagcctccttgtCCCTCTGCCTTGCTCCCAGACACACCGGCACGGATGCTGTGGACATGGCTCCTGCCCACGGGTGCCCTGGTGCAGGCCATAcctgggggctggcagcagggctggggcatctCCCCAGCCATAAAGCCACCTGGGTTAGGGACAGCGCTGTGCTGCTGGCCTGCAGGAGCCAGTGCTGCCTGGAGCAAAGCTTTGGTGTCTGTTTTCAGCAGATTCGGGGACCCTGGAGGATGTGGCCATCCAACTGGAGAGGGTGCAAGGCGAAGTAAAGCACCTGCAGGACAAAGGAGAGAAGGTGCCAAGATGCCCAGACCTCAGGGTTGCTGCCCCGTGGCCTGGGGTCTGCATCCCATCACCCTGCTCACCAGGACTGCtctggtgtcatctgcaagccTCCTTCACTGCCTCGTGTGGGTGCCTGCCGTGTGCCTCACCTGGGGCCACATTTTGTCCTCCCTAGGGGCCAGATTTTggcagggaggtgctgagccaggtggggcagctgcaggagcaatgCATGAGACTCCAAGAGGCTGCGGAGCGGCTGTGGGCTGACACCGAGGACACCCAGGTGAGCACAGTCCCAGGCTCAGCTGAGGAGGAGCCACTCGTGCCATGATTTGTGTCCGATCCGGGCACTAGGAGCACTAGGCAGGAACTAGGGCAAGGCAGATGAGGCGCTGCCAGAGCAGGGCATGAGCCTTGTGCCTTGGGGAACCCCAAAAGGGGAGCCCCGTGGgcaggcagggccggggggctGGCTGGCACTGTGCCCCTCAGAAAGCAGACGAGGCCGTGCTGGAGCCCAAAGCGAAGCAGGACGAGCTGCAATGTGCCATGGCCCAGCTGAGCGAGATGATGCAGGACCTGCTGCAGAGGATGTCCCTGCACGGCCAGGCCAGGCGGAAAGCCCTGGATCCCGTCAGCGAGGTGGATTCCAAGGTAGAGATGTCACCTGGAgggtggtggtgatggggacACGCACCAGGGGACAGTTCCCCCGGTACTCTCTGCACCAGGAGGGTGAGCCCTGAGTCTGCCAATGCCAGGAGTCCCCGTGCCAGGCTGGGCACAAcccagggtgtccccagcgTCCCTCGGGGGCAGCAGTGTCCCCTGAAAGGGGCCTGGTGTCCCACtgggcccctctgccctccctgcacgGGTTCTGTGCAGTGCTGGCTCCCCTGCAGGTGCAGTGGGAGCAGGTTTGGAGGCTCAGCAAGCAGTGCCACTGCCAGGGGCCTTGCTTCGATACCAGCGGTCCCACCGGCCTCAAGAGGTGAGGGCTGTCGGGTCCCATCCTGTCACATCCCCTTCTATCCTATTCCACCCTGTCCCATCCCATCTCCCTCCACCCCGTCCTTTCTGCCCCCAATCTGTGCTgtccctgcccctcctgccctgtccATCCCATCCTGATCCTCGTTGTCCCACGGGGTTCTGGCCACCCGGGGGACCTTGCGGGGTGGCTGCGTGCTGTCAGGGCACTCAGCAGCCCCCCGCGTTGCAGGCACCACTTCCACCCAGTGAAGTGCATCTCCTGCGACAGACCCCTGGCCATGGCCCCGAGGCCGTGAGTACCGTGCAGTCCCCCTGTGGGACCCCCCCTCGCGCCGCACCCTCACTGGAGACCGCTGCCCACCTCTGCCTTCCCTCCTCGTCCCCAGGCACTTGGTGACAGTGCGCAAggccagcctgcacctccagCCTCGTCCTGCCAGCGCCGGAGGCACCAACCGCggggcacagcagctgccagggaGGTGAGGGCTGCGAGGTGACACGCGGTGGGGGTCCCTCGCCCTGGGCAGGAGCACTAAGGGCAGTGCTCCCTTCCCAGGG includes these proteins:
- the C15H16orf96 gene encoding uncharacterized protein C16orf96 homolog isoform X3; translated protein: MGPGQNPGVSPGNGAVTSAPGGQPREPQAAMSVSVTLAELADVAFRTPNGGSVNAGALHLLLRGLLEHLRLQDASTQLSEDERGLLEPGAGAGGRPRAVVLQAEGRPGSPRGSPSTTEPPTPRQDTDRTGTDACQTTQLTKRMEAIEEGMTKVTDKLQEMLTTSCSLKTTIEAFQEELQLLKDNFQKAGLEELRERVAQQDKHSNLLQNILDQMAEVRRELGTFPWQASVLCSLCRVSTGELSSREPSPEAPQEPAQEAQCRLSWLPERHVAVETCISCHEKQLQQRADSGTLEDVAIQLERVQGEVKHLQDKGEKGPDFGREVLSQVGQLQEQCMRLQEAAERLWADTEDTQKADEAVLEPKAKQDELQCAMAQLSEMMQDLLQRMSLHGQARRKALDPVSEVDSKWEQVWRLSKQCHCQGPCFDTSGPTGLKRHHFHPVKCISCDRPLAMAPRPHLVTVRKASLHLQPRPASAGGTNRGAQQLPGRDSEGSNQASRGPVTPPRPLSASSSLATVCPFGAPADFSCQQGQVDILGIDGVIYKGRLSSQAANGNMAPGRDLPGTKSPQPPAEKTRRTPKYGSHYVSPYSCAAMRTRAVSSGGRWQAAAGGRTAGV
- the C15H16orf96 gene encoding uncharacterized protein C16orf96 homolog isoform X1 translates to MGPGQNPGVSPGNGAVTSAPGGQPREPQAAMSVSVTLAELADVAFRTPNGGSVNAGALHLLLRGLLEHLRLQDASTQLSEDERGLLEPGAGAGGRPRAVVLQAEGRPGSPRGSPSTTEPPTPRQDTDRTGTDACQTTQLTKRMEAIEEGMTKVTDKLQEMLTTSCSLKTTIEAFQEELQLLKDNFQKAGLEELRERVAQQDKHSNLLQNILDQMAEVRRELGTFPWQASVLCSLCRVSTGELSSREPSPEAPQEPAQEAQCRLSWLPERHVAVETCISCHEKQLQQRADSGTLEDVAIQLERVQGEVKHLQDKGEKGPDFGREVLSQVGQLQEQCMRLQEAAERLWADTEDTQKADEAVLEPKAKQDELQCAMAQLSEMMQDLLQRMSLHGQARRKALDPVSEVDSKVQWEQVWRLSKQCHCQGPCFDTSGPTGLKRHHFHPVKCISCDRPLAMAPRPHLVTVRKASLHLQPRPASAGGTNRGAQQLPGRDSEGSNQASRGPVTPPRPLSASSSLATVCPFGAPADFSCQQGQVDILGIDGVIYKGRLSSQAANGNMAPGRDLPGTKSPQPPAEKTRRTPKYGSHYVSPYSCAAMRTRAVSSGGRWQAAAGGRTAGV
- the C15H16orf96 gene encoding uncharacterized protein C16orf96 homolog isoform X6 codes for the protein MGPGQNPGVSPGNGAVTSAPGGQPREPQAAMSVSVTLAELADVAFRTPNGGSVNAGALHLLLRGLLEHLRLQDASTQLSEDERGLLEPGAGAGGRPRAVVLQAEGRPGSPRGSPSTTEPPTPRQDTDRTGTDACQTTQLTKRMEAIEEGMTKVTDKLQEMLTTSCSLKTTIEAFQEELQLLKDNFQKAGLEELRERVAQQDKHSNLLQNILDQMAEVRRELGTFPWQASVLCSLCRVSTGELSSREPSPEAPQEPAQEAQCRLSWLPERHVAVETCISCHEKQLQQRADSGTLEDVAIQLERVQGEVKHLQDKGEKGPDFGREVLSQVGQLQEQCMRLQEAAERLWADTEDTQKADEAVLEPKAKQDELQCAMAQLSEMMQDLLQRMSLHGQARRKALDPVSEVDSKVQWEQVWRLSKQCHCQGPCFDTSGPTGLKRHHFHPVKCISCDRPLAMAPRPHLVTVRKASLHLQPRPASAGGTNRGAQQLPGRDSEGSNQASRGPVTPPRPLSASSSLATVCPFGAPADFSCQQVLPCGPELSPRGAGGRPLQVAGRRVSEVPGGAVGKGQEPRGIRGVGAVLPRLLLPPTAA
- the C15H16orf96 gene encoding uncharacterized protein C16orf96 homolog isoform X5 — encoded protein: MGPGQNPGVSPGNGAVTSAPGGQPREPQAAMSVSVTLAELADVAFRTPNGGSVNAGALHLLLRGLLEHLRLQDASTQLSEDERGLLEPGAGAGGRPRAVVLQAEGRPGSPRGSPSTTEPPTPRQDTDRTGTDACQTTQLTKRMEAIEEGMTKVTDKLQEMLTTSCSLKTTIEAFQEELQLLKDNFQKAGLEELRERVAQQDKHSNLLQNILDQMAEVRRELGTFPWQASVLCSLCRVSTGELSSREPSPEAPQEPAQEAQCRLSWLPERHVAVETCISCHEKQLQQRADSGTLEDVAIQLERVQGEVKHLQDKGEKGPDFGREVLSQVGQLQEQCMRLQEAAERLWADTEDTQKADEAVLEPKAKQDELQCAMAQLSEMMQDLLQRMSLHGQARRKALDPVSEVDSKWEQVWRLSKQCHCQGPCFDTSGPTGLKRHLVTVRKASLHLQPRPASAGGTNRGAQQLPGRDSEGSNQASRGPVTPPRPLSASSSLATVCPFGAPADFSCQQGQVDILGIDGVIYKGRLSSQAANGNMAPGRDLPGTKSPQPPAEKTRRTPKYGSHYVSPYSCAAMRTRAVSSGGRWQAAAGGRTAGV
- the C15H16orf96 gene encoding uncharacterized protein C16orf96 homolog isoform X2, yielding MGPGQNPGVSPGNGAVTSAPGGQPREPQAAMSVSVTLAELADVAFRTPNGGSVNAGALHLLLRGLLEHLRLQDASTQLSEDERGLLEPGAGAGGRPRAVVLQAEGRPGSPRGSPSTTEPPTPRQDTDRTGTDACQTTQLTKRMEAIEEGMTKVTDKLQEMLTTSCSLKTTIEAFQEELQLLKDNFQKAGLEELRERVAQQDKHSNLLQNILDQMAEVRRELGTFPWQASVLCSLCRVSTGELSSREPSPEAPQEPAQEAQCRLSWLPERHVAVETCISCHEKQLQQRDSGTLEDVAIQLERVQGEVKHLQDKGEKGPDFGREVLSQVGQLQEQCMRLQEAAERLWADTEDTQKADEAVLEPKAKQDELQCAMAQLSEMMQDLLQRMSLHGQARRKALDPVSEVDSKVQWEQVWRLSKQCHCQGPCFDTSGPTGLKRHHFHPVKCISCDRPLAMAPRPHLVTVRKASLHLQPRPASAGGTNRGAQQLPGRDSEGSNQASRGPVTPPRPLSASSSLATVCPFGAPADFSCQQGQVDILGIDGVIYKGRLSSQAANGNMAPGRDLPGTKSPQPPAEKTRRTPKYGSHYVSPYSCAAMRTRAVSSGGRWQAAAGGRTAGV
- the C15H16orf96 gene encoding uncharacterized protein C16orf96 homolog isoform X4 — encoded protein: MGPGQNPGVSPGNGAVTSAPGGQPREPQAAMSVSVTLAELADVAFRTPNGGSVNAGALHLLLRGLLEHLRLQDASTQLSEDERGLLEPGAGAGGRPRAVVLQAEGRPGSPRGSPSTTEPPTPRQDTDRTGTDACQTTQLTKRMEAIEEGMTKVTDKLQEMLTTSCSLKTTIEAFQEELQLLKDNFQKAGLEELRERVAQQDKHSNLLQNILDQMAEVRRELGTFPWQASVLCSLCRVSTGELSSREPSPEAPQEPAQEAQCRLSWLPERHVAVETCISCHEKQLQQRADSGTLEDVAIQLERVQGEVKHLQDKGEKGPDFGREVLSQVGQLQEQCMRLQEAAERLWADTEDTQKADEAVLEPKAKQDELQCAMAQLSEMMQDLLQRMSLHGQARRKALDPVSEVDSKVQWEQVWRLSKQCHCQGPCFDTSGPTGLKRHLVTVRKASLHLQPRPASAGGTNRGAQQLPGRDSEGSNQASRGPVTPPRPLSASSSLATVCPFGAPADFSCQQGQVDILGIDGVIYKGRLSSQAANGNMAPGRDLPGTKSPQPPAEKTRRTPKYGSHYVSPYSCAAMRTRAVSSGGRWQAAAGGRTAGV